In the genome of Xanthomonas translucens pv. cerealis, one region contains:
- a CDS encoding asparaginase domain-containing protein, translating to MEELLIVTTGGTIDKIYFDDKSDYQIGDPQIGQILKELGVTFRFSVIPIIRKDSLHITDEDRELIRATVAAQSARHVLLTHGTDSMVQTGKVLQTIPDKTIVMTGALNPARFRGSDAEFNIGCAVGAVQSLPAGVYIAMNGQIWDPQKVRKNVAANRFEPA from the coding sequence ATGGAAGAACTCCTGATCGTCACCACCGGCGGCACGATCGACAAGATCTATTTCGACGACAAGTCCGACTACCAGATCGGCGATCCGCAGATCGGCCAGATCCTCAAGGAACTGGGCGTGACCTTCCGCTTCAGCGTGATCCCGATCATTCGCAAGGACTCGCTGCACATCACCGACGAGGACCGCGAGCTGATCCGCGCCACCGTCGCCGCGCAGTCCGCGCGCCACGTGCTGCTGACCCACGGCACCGACTCCATGGTGCAGACCGGCAAGGTGCTGCAGACGATCCCGGACAAGACCATCGTGATGACCGGTGCGCTGAACCCGGCGCGCTTCCGCGGCTCCGATGCGGAATTCAACATCGGCTGCGCAGTCGGCGCGGTGCAGTCGCTGCCGGCCGGGGTCTACATCGCCATGAACGGGCAGATCTGGGACCCGCAGAAGGTCCGCAAGAACGTGGCCGCGAACCGCTTCGAACCGGCCTGA
- a CDS encoding aminoacyl-tRNA deacylase produces the protein MSKATRATCALDAAGVAYRLHPYEYAAEAGAKGLQAAQALGLPPARVLKSLMAWVDARAVCVVVPSDRRVQLKKLAAAGAGKSARMMEVAEAERRSGYKIGGISPLGQQRPAPVLVEQSALAPGSVWFNAGKRGLLLEIDAARLLDVLQARACDLCE, from the coding sequence ATGTCCAAGGCCACCCGTGCCACCTGCGCATTGGACGCGGCCGGCGTCGCCTATCGCCTGCATCCCTACGAATACGCAGCCGAAGCCGGCGCCAAGGGCCTGCAGGCGGCGCAGGCGCTGGGCCTGCCGCCGGCGCGGGTGCTGAAGAGCCTGATGGCCTGGGTCGACGCGCGCGCGGTGTGCGTGGTGGTGCCCTCCGATCGCCGCGTGCAGCTGAAGAAGCTCGCCGCGGCAGGCGCCGGCAAATCGGCGCGGATGATGGAGGTGGCCGAGGCCGAACGCCGCAGCGGCTACAAGATCGGCGGCATCAGTCCGCTGGGCCAGCAGCGGCCGGCGCCGGTGCTGGTCGAGCAGTCGGCGCTGGCTCCGGGCAGCGTGTGGTTCAACGCCGGGAAGCGCGGCTTGCTGCTGGAAATCGACGCCGCGCGATTGCTCGACGTGCTGCAGGCGCGCGCTTGCGACCTGTGCGAATGA
- a CDS encoding branched-chain amino acid aminotransferase, translated as MIPSTTARSADERAQILAAPGFGNSFTDHMVAIEWDREQGWHDAQVRAYGPLALDPAASVLHYGQEIFEGIKAYRHADGSIWTFRPEANGKRLQRSAQRLALPELPVELFVESLRQLIAVDAAWVPSAPETSLYFRPFMIANEPFLGVRAAQKAGYYVIASPAGAYFAKGVAPVAIWLSTDYARAAKGGTGAAKCGGNYAASLLPQQQAQAQGCSQVLFLDPVEGKYLEELGGMNVFLVMRDGSLVTPALSGSILEGITRDSILQLARDRGMHVVERQVSIDEWREGVASGEIAEIFACGTAAVVTPIGQLKGKEFVVGDLTAPAGPVTLSLRQELTDIQYGRVADRHGWLLRLG; from the coding sequence CTGATCCCGTCCACCACCGCGCGCAGCGCCGACGAGCGCGCTCAGATCCTCGCCGCGCCGGGCTTCGGCAACTCCTTCACCGATCACATGGTCGCCATCGAATGGGACCGCGAGCAGGGCTGGCACGATGCCCAGGTCCGCGCCTACGGTCCGCTGGCGCTGGATCCGGCGGCCTCGGTGCTGCACTACGGCCAGGAGATCTTCGAGGGCATCAAGGCCTACCGCCATGCCGACGGTTCGATCTGGACCTTCCGCCCGGAGGCCAACGGCAAGCGCCTGCAGCGCTCGGCGCAGCGCCTGGCGCTGCCGGAGCTGCCGGTGGAACTGTTCGTCGAATCGCTGCGTCAGCTGATCGCGGTCGATGCCGCGTGGGTGCCGTCGGCGCCGGAGACCAGCCTGTACTTCCGTCCTTTCATGATCGCCAACGAGCCGTTCCTGGGCGTGCGTGCAGCGCAGAAGGCCGGTTACTACGTCATCGCCAGCCCGGCCGGCGCCTACTTCGCCAAGGGCGTGGCGCCGGTGGCGATCTGGCTGTCCACCGACTATGCGCGCGCGGCCAAGGGCGGCACCGGTGCCGCCAAGTGCGGCGGCAACTACGCCGCCTCGCTGCTGCCGCAGCAACAGGCGCAGGCGCAGGGCTGCTCGCAGGTGCTGTTCCTGGACCCGGTCGAGGGCAAGTACCTGGAAGAGCTGGGCGGCATGAACGTGTTCCTGGTGATGCGCGACGGCAGCCTGGTCACCCCGGCGCTGTCCGGCAGCATCCTCGAGGGCATCACCCGCGACAGCATCCTGCAACTGGCACGCGATCGCGGCATGCACGTGGTCGAGCGCCAGGTGAGCATCGACGAATGGCGCGAGGGCGTGGCCTCGGGCGAGATCGCCGAGATCTTCGCCTGTGGCACCGCCGCGGTGGTGACCCCGATCGGCCAGTTGAAGGGCAAGGAGTTCGTGGTCGGCGACCTGACCGCGCCGGCTGGCCCGGTAACCCTGTCGCTGCGCCAGGAACTGACCGACATCCAGTACGGTCGCGTGGCCGACCGCCACGGCTGGCTGCTGCGGCTGGGCTGA
- the sufT gene encoding putative Fe-S cluster assembly protein SufT yields the protein MYSRSSEPVQFERDCAAVMVPQGDAVTLPAGSYGYITQALGGSYTVFVEGNLFRIAGKDGDAIGKEPPPGLDLPEGASDEQVETLIWQQLRTCFDPEIPFNIVDLGLVYEVGVQPREDGQRMVEVKMTLTAPGCGMGEILVDDVRSKLELIPTIAEADVELVFDPPWGRHMMSEAARLETGML from the coding sequence ATGTACTCACGCAGCAGCGAACCTGTCCAATTCGAACGCGATTGCGCCGCGGTGATGGTGCCGCAGGGCGATGCGGTGACCCTGCCGGCCGGCAGCTACGGCTACATCACCCAGGCGCTGGGCGGCAGCTATACGGTGTTCGTGGAGGGCAACCTGTTCCGCATCGCCGGCAAGGATGGCGACGCGATCGGCAAGGAACCGCCGCCGGGCCTGGACCTGCCGGAAGGCGCCAGCGACGAGCAGGTCGAGACGCTGATCTGGCAACAGCTGCGCACCTGCTTCGATCCGGAGATCCCGTTCAACATCGTCGATCTGGGCCTGGTCTACGAGGTCGGCGTGCAGCCGCGCGAGGATGGCCAGCGCATGGTCGAGGTGAAGATGACGCTGACCGCGCCGGGCTGCGGCATGGGCGAGATCCTGGTCGACGACGTGCGCAGCAAGCTGGAGCTGATCCCGACCATCGCCGAGGCCGATGTCGAACTGGTGTTCGATCCGCCGTGGGGCCGGCATATGATGTCCGAGGCCGCGCGCCTCGAAACCGGCATGCTCTGA
- a CDS encoding NAD(P)(+) transhydrogenase (Re/Si-specific) subunit beta: MTPTTAEALSWLVKASYLVAATLFLLGLQRMASPKTARSGIHWAGFGMLLATAATFLLPGLHNLPLILLAIAIGTGAAWISAKKVAITDMPQMVALYNGMGGGSAAAIGAVELLRFSFLAHRDTSHWSESAIAALAARQPDATTLALAIVGSAIGAISLSGSVIAWAKLDGRLDKRVTFPGQQAFNLLVFVAMLGLGAWAAIGLSPVAIVAFFAVALALGVLMTLPIGGADMPVVISLYNAFTGLAVAFEGYVLGNEALIIAGMMVGAAGILLTRLMAKAMNRPINGVLFSNFGGGGQAQEISGAQKPIEAGDVAAMMAYAERVVIVPGYGMAVAQAQHKIWELAQRLIERGVKVKFAIHPVAGRMPGHMNVLLAEAGVPYDLIADMDDINPEFPSTDVSLVIGANDVVNPVAKTDPASPIFGMPILDVVKSRNVVVIKRGKGTGFAGIENALFYAGNTRMLYGDGAEAAGALVSELKALDGGH; the protein is encoded by the coding sequence GTGACCCCGACCACTGCCGAGGCACTGTCCTGGCTGGTGAAGGCCAGCTACCTGGTGGCCGCCACCCTGTTCCTGCTCGGCCTGCAGCGCATGGCCTCGCCCAAGACCGCGCGCAGCGGCATCCATTGGGCCGGCTTCGGCATGCTGTTGGCGACCGCGGCGACGTTCCTGCTGCCCGGCCTGCACAACCTGCCGCTGATCCTGCTGGCGATCGCGATCGGCACCGGCGCGGCCTGGATCTCGGCCAAGAAGGTCGCCATTACCGACATGCCGCAGATGGTCGCGCTGTACAACGGCATGGGCGGCGGTTCGGCCGCGGCGATCGGCGCGGTGGAACTGCTGCGCTTCTCGTTCCTGGCGCACCGCGACACCTCGCACTGGAGCGAAAGCGCGATCGCCGCGCTGGCCGCGCGCCAGCCCGACGCGACCACGCTGGCGCTGGCCATCGTCGGCTCGGCGATCGGCGCGATCTCGCTGTCCGGCTCGGTCATCGCCTGGGCCAAGCTCGACGGGCGGCTGGACAAGCGCGTCACCTTCCCTGGCCAGCAGGCCTTCAACCTGCTGGTGTTCGTGGCGATGCTGGGCCTGGGCGCCTGGGCCGCGATCGGGCTCAGCCCGGTGGCGATCGTGGCCTTCTTCGCGGTCGCACTGGCGCTGGGCGTGCTGATGACGCTGCCGATCGGTGGCGCCGACATGCCGGTGGTGATCTCGCTGTACAACGCCTTCACCGGCCTGGCGGTGGCCTTTGAGGGCTACGTGCTGGGCAACGAGGCGCTGATCATCGCCGGCATGATGGTCGGCGCAGCCGGCATCCTGCTGACCCGGCTGATGGCCAAGGCGATGAACCGGCCGATCAACGGCGTGCTGTTCTCCAATTTCGGCGGCGGCGGCCAGGCGCAGGAGATCAGCGGCGCGCAGAAGCCGATCGAGGCCGGCGACGTGGCGGCGATGATGGCCTACGCCGAACGCGTGGTGATCGTGCCCGGCTACGGCATGGCGGTGGCGCAGGCGCAGCACAAGATTTGGGAGCTGGCGCAGCGGCTGATCGAGCGCGGGGTCAAGGTCAAGTTCGCGATCCACCCGGTGGCCGGGCGCATGCCCGGGCACATGAACGTGCTGCTGGCCGAAGCCGGCGTGCCCTACGATCTGATCGCCGACATGGACGACATCAATCCCGAGTTCCCCAGCACCGACGTGTCGCTGGTGATCGGCGCCAACGACGTGGTCAATCCTGTCGCCAAGACCGATCCGGCCAGCCCGATCTTCGGCATGCCGATCCTGGATGTGGTCAAGTCCAGGAACGTGGTGGTGATCAAGCGCGGCAAGGGCACCGGCTTTGCCGGGATCGAGAACGCGCTGTTCTACGCTGGCAACACGCGCATGCTGTACGGCGACGGCGCCGAGGCGGCCGGCGCGCTGGTCAGCGAATTGAAGGCGCTGGACGGCGGGCATTGA
- a CDS encoding NAD(P) transhydrogenase subunit alpha part 2 translates to MNDGFVALYIFMLAAIAGHVIISRVPVILHTPLMSGSNFIHGIVLIGAMVVLGHADTTLEKAVGFLAVLLGAGNAAGGYVVTERMLEMFKSSKKPESKP, encoded by the coding sequence ATGAACGACGGTTTCGTGGCCTTGTACATCTTCATGCTGGCGGCCATCGCCGGGCATGTGATCATCTCGCGGGTGCCGGTGATCCTGCATACCCCGCTGATGTCCGGTTCCAACTTCATCCACGGCATCGTGCTGATCGGGGCGATGGTGGTGCTCGGCCACGCCGACACCACGCTGGAGAAGGCGGTGGGCTTCCTCGCCGTGCTGCTCGGCGCCGGCAACGCCGCCGGCGGCTATGTGGTCACCGAGCGCATGCTGGAGATGTTCAAGTCCAGCAAGAAGCCGGAGTCCAAGCCGTGA
- a CDS encoding RNA polymerase sigma factor gives MLVSTPALEPASADNDSDDAMRQLPVSLDAFLAEIGPRAFRFAEAGLRQREDALDAVQDAMIKLLAYRERPAQEWTPLFWSILRRRIIDLQRRRGFRLRFWAPASERSEDSQPDWADEGPTPAQRHEQRQTHARLVAALRALPARQREAFTLRVLEELDVATTARAMGCSEGSVKTHLSRAREALQKHLEDVR, from the coding sequence GTGCTGGTGAGCACGCCCGCCCTCGAACCCGCATCGGCCGACAACGACAGCGACGATGCCATGCGCCAGCTGCCGGTGTCGCTGGACGCGTTTTTGGCCGAGATCGGTCCACGCGCATTCCGCTTCGCCGAGGCCGGCCTGCGCCAGCGCGAGGATGCGCTGGATGCGGTGCAGGACGCGATGATCAAGCTGCTCGCCTACCGCGAGCGGCCGGCGCAGGAATGGACCCCGCTGTTCTGGAGCATCCTGCGCCGGCGCATCATCGACCTGCAGCGCCGCCGCGGCTTCCGCCTGCGCTTCTGGGCGCCGGCCAGCGAGCGCAGCGAGGACAGCCAGCCGGACTGGGCCGACGAAGGCCCGACCCCGGCGCAGCGCCACGAGCAGCGGCAGACGCATGCGCGGCTGGTCGCGGCATTGCGCGCACTGCCGGCGCGGCAGCGCGAAGCCTTCACCCTGCGCGTGCTCGAGGAGCTGGACGTGGCCACCACCGCACGCGCGATGGGCTGCTCCGAAGGCTCGGTCAAGACCCATCTGTCGCGCGCCCGCGAGGCGTTGCAGAAACATCTGGAGGACGTCCGGTGA
- a CDS encoding DUF3106 domain-containing protein, which produces MKRLIRMSLALALLAGAPPLPTFAAPPAPPPPSDADADAGPPLPDWEHLSAQQRELLIAPMRQRWNDAPQQRRRMLEHAQRWQSMTPEQRERARKGARRYEVMSPQQREEARVLFERMRALPPEQRKALRDRWEAMTPPQRDAWIKANAGPDSGPSPGSE; this is translated from the coding sequence ATGAAGCGCCTGATCCGCATGTCCCTGGCGCTGGCCCTGCTGGCCGGCGCCCCCCCGTTGCCGACGTTCGCCGCACCGCCAGCGCCACCACCGCCGTCGGATGCCGACGCCGATGCGGGTCCGCCGCTGCCGGACTGGGAGCACCTGAGCGCGCAGCAGCGCGAGCTGCTGATCGCGCCGATGCGCCAGCGCTGGAACGATGCGCCGCAGCAGCGGCGCAGGATGCTAGAGCATGCGCAGCGCTGGCAGAGCATGACCCCGGAGCAGCGCGAGCGAGCGCGCAAGGGCGCACGCCGCTACGAAGTCATGAGTCCGCAGCAGCGCGAAGAGGCGCGGGTGCTGTTCGAACGCATGCGGGCGCTGCCGCCGGAACAACGCAAGGCGCTGCGCGACCGCTGGGAAGCGATGACCCCGCCGCAGCGCGACGCCTGGATCAAGGCCAACGCTGGCCCGGACAGCGGACCTTCGCCCGGCTCGGAGTGA